CGCCTGCGCGAAGCCGTGGCATCCATCCCCGAGGAAGCACTGTGACCGCTGCACCCACCGACGCCCTCGACCCGAAGCAGGCGGCGCTCGACGCCCTCGCCCGCCTGACCGATGTCGCGCCCTCCGGTGTCTGGTCGTCACCGGGCCGTGTGAACCTGATCGGCGAGCACACCGACTACAACGACGGATTCGTGCTCCCGCTGGCGATCCCCCACCGCACCGTCGCCGCCGTCGCGCCGAACGGTGACCGCGTGCTGCGGGTCACCTCGACGTTCGCCGACGAGCCGGTCGCCGTCCCCCTCGCCGATCTCGGCGACCTGTTCCCACACTCCCGCGAGAGCATCATCGAGTGGGCGCGTTACCCCCTCGGCGTCGCCTGGGCACTGGGTGAGTCCGCCCCCGATGGCGCAGCGGCCCACGCGACCGGGCTCGACATCGCCATCGCGTCGAACGTGCCGGTCGGCGCCGGCCTATCGTCGTCGGCGGCGATCGAGGGCGCCGTCGCCATCGCACTGAACGATCTGTGGCAGCTGGGCCTCGACCGTCCCGCCCTCGCGCGCGCGGGACGACGCGCCGAGAACGAGGCGGTCGGCGCCCCGACGGGGATCATGGATCAGATGGCCTCGATCCTCGGCGCCGCCGACGCCGCGATCCTGCTGGACTGCCGCAGCCTCGAGGTCGAGGTCGTCGATCTCGGGTTCGATGCCGCCGGACTCACCCTGCTCGTGATGGACACCCGCGTGCAGCACTCGCACGCCTCGGGTGGGTACGGCGAGCGCCGCGCCTCCTGCGAGGCGGGTGCGGCGACGCTCGGCGTCGCATCCCTCCGCGATCTCGACATCGCCGACCTCACGCGCGCGGAGCGCGAGCTCGATGACGTCACCTTCCGTCGCGTCCGTCACGTCGTCACCGAGAACCAGCGGGTGCTCGATACGGTGCGGATGCTGCGGAGCGGCGGGCCGCGATCGATCGGCGACCTTCTCCTCGCCTCCCACGCGTCGATGCGCGACGACTTCGAGATCTCCGTCCCCGAGCTCGACACGGCCGTCGACGCGGCGGTCGGAGCCGGGGCGATCGGTGCGCGGATGACCGGCGGCGGGTTCGGCGGAGCGGCGATCGCGCTGGTGGACCGCGATCGCGTCGCCGAGGTGTCCGATGAGGTGATGCGGTCCTTCGCCGGGCGCGGCTTCGCCGCACCGACGATCTTCCCGGTCACCGCCGCCGACGGGGCGCGCCGCGAGAGCTGACCGGCGTACTCCCCCGCCCCATCGCGCGCAAGACCTGCCGCCGCAGCATCCCGCGTCCTACGCTGGCGGACGGTGCCATCGGGTGCCGCCACAGGAAAGAGGGAAACTCGCATGGCCTTCGTCACCGTCGGAACGGACAACTCTGCCGATATCCAGCTCTTCTACACGGACCAGGGCTCGGGTCAGGCGGTCGTGCTCATCCACGGCTTCCCCCTCGACGGGGAGTCGTGGAACAAGCAGCAGGCGGCCCTGCTCGACGCCGGGTACCGCGTCATCGCGTACGACCGGCGGGGGTTCGGCGGGTCGAGCAAGGTCGGCACCGGGTACGACTACGACACCTTCGCCTCCGACCTCGACGCCCTGATGAAGCGCCTCGACCTCGCAGACGCCGTGCTCGTGGGCTTCTCGATGGGGACGGGCGAGATCGCCCGCTACCTGTCCCGGTACGGCAGCGGCCAGGTGGCCAAGGCCGCCTTCCTCGGCTCCCTCGAACCGTTCCTCCTCAAGACCGACGAGAACCCCGACGGCGCGGCACCGCAGGAGTTCTTCGACGAGACCGCGGCCGCGGTCAAGAAGGACCGGTATGCGTTCCTCACCGGTTTCTTCCAGGACTTCTACAACCTCGACGAGAACCTCGGCTCCCGCATCTCGCAGGAGGCCGTCGACGCGAGCGTCCAGACCGCGAACCGCGCGGGCAACACCGCGATCGCGGCGGCGCCGCTCGCGTGGCCGACCGATTTCCGGGCCGACATCGACAAGATCGACGTCCCGACCCTCATCGTCCACGGGACCGCCGACAACATCCTGCCGATCGATGCGACCGGGCGTCGGTTCCGCGAGATGCTCCCGGAGGCGACGTACATCGAGATCGAGGGCGCGCCGCACGGCATGCTCTGGACCCACGGCGATGAGGTCAACGAGGCGCTGCTGAAGTTCCTCGCGTCCTGACCGCTCGGCGGCGGCGCGTCACCGGGTGGGCGCGCCGCCGTTCGCGGCGTCGATGAGCCGATCGATGTCCTCCGTGGTCACCGGATCTCCGCCGCCGAGCGCGCCCATGAGCCCGATCCGGCCGAGCGGGAACGCCTCGAGGATCCGCATCATGTCCACACCCTCGGGCATGATCGACCCGCTCGCATCGCCGCCCCCCATCATCCGGCCCATCGCCTGCTGCAAGAGGGGCCCGGCGATCGGATGCCGCAGGGCCTCGCCGAGGGATGTCGACCGTGACACCGGGACGACGAGATCGTCGCCCGCGATGTCGATGACGGTTCGAGAGCGGATGTCGCGGCTCGACGCCCCGACCTCGACGGCGTATCGGCCGCCTTCGACGACCCATCCGTCGACACGGCGGTCCCAGTAGGCGAGGTCGCTTCGCCGCACGGCCAGCACCACCTCGCGGGTCTCACCCGGATCGAGCTCGACCGAGGCGAAGGCCTTCAGTTCACGCGGGGCACGCTGGATGGCCGAACCGGGAAGCGCGGTGTACCCCTGCACCACCTCGCGGCCGGCACGGGAGCCGGAGTTCGTCACGGTGACGCGCACCTCGACGTCGCCCGAGGGGGTGATCGCAGCGAAGCAGTCGCCGTAGGTGAACGTCGTGTACGACAGCCCGTGCCCGAAGGGGAAGGCCACCGGCATCCTGCGGGCGTCATACCAGCGGTAGCCGACGAACAGGCCCTCGCTGTAGCGGACGTGCGAGAACTCACCCGGGAAGTCCAGGAACGCCGGGGTGTCCTCGAGCCGCAGCGGGATGGTCTCGGTGAGTTTGGCCGACGGGTTGACGTCGCCGAAGAGGATGTCGGCCGTCGCGCCGCCCCCGGCCTGTCCGAGGAGCCATCCCTCCAGGATCGCCGGCACCGCCTCGGCGAACGGCAGGGCGACCACACCGCCGTTGGAGAGCACGACCACGGTGCGCGGGTTCACCGCGAGCACCGCCTCGAGCAGGGCGAGCTGGTTCACGGGAAGGTCGATGTCGTCGCGGTCGTATCCCTCGGACTCCAGACGCGCCGGCACACCGAGGAACACCACGGCGACCTCGGCGGCGGCAGCCACCGCCACCGCCTCGGTGCGCAGCGACACCTCCTCCTCCTGCGCGACGTCGACCGCGGTGGAGAACCCTCGCGAGAACGCGACCTCTGATGAGGCGGCCTGGCGGATGGCGTCGAGCGCGGTGTCCAGGCGCGTCGGATTGATCATCGACGAGCCGGCGCCCTGATAGCGCGGTGCCGCGGCGAACTCGCCGATGACCGCGAGCCGCGCGTCCTTCGCCAGCGGCAGCACGGGTGCGCCCTCGACGCTGTCGTTCTTGAGCAGCACGATCGAGCGTGCCGCCGCGTCGCGGGCCAAAGCGTGGTGTGCGTCGACGTCGAGGGGTCCGGTCGCGGTGCCCGCGGCATCCGTGACCTTCCGGACCAGATCGATGACGCGGCCGGCGGCGGTGTCGAGCACCGATTCGGGCAGCACGCCGTCGGTGACCGCGCGGACGATCTGAGCGTCGGTGATGCCGCCCGATGACGGCATCTCGAGGTCGAGGCCCGCGGCGATGCCCGCGACGCGCTCATTGACCGCGCCCCAGTCCGATACGACCAGCCCCTCGAACCCCCACTCGTCGCGGAGGACCGAGGTCAGCAGCCAGGGATCTTCCGAGGCGTAGACGCCGTTGATGCGGTTGTAGGAGCACATCACCGTCCACGGCTGGGCGTCCTCCACGACGCGCTGGAAGCCACGCAGGTAGATCTCGCGGAGGGGTCGCGCATCGACGTCCGATGACGCCCGCATCCGGTCCTCCTCTTGATTGTTGGCGGCGAAATGCTTCAGTGACGCTCCGACTCCCTGCGACTGGATGCCACGGACGATCGCGGCACCGAGCTCGCCGGAGACGATCGGGTCTTCGGAGAAGTACTCGAAATTGCGACCGCACAGCGGCGAGCGCTTGATGTTGACGCCCGGACCGAGGAGGACGCCGACATTCTCGATCGACGCTTCGACGCCGAGCGCCTCCCCGACCCGCCGGAGCAGGCCGACGTCCCACGAGGATCCGAGACCGACCGCGGGTGGGAAGCAGGTGGCCGGCACACTGTCGCCGATGCCGAGGTGGTCGCCGCTCCCCGCCTGCTTGCGAAGGCCGTGGGGCCCGTCGGTGAGCATGACGGGCGGAATGCCGACGCGCTCGACGGCCTCGGTGAACCAGAAACTCGCGCCACTGGTCAGCGCCGCCTTCTCTTCCAGGGTCAGGTCGGCCAGGGCGGGAAGGGTCATGAGGGGTCCTTTCGGGCAGAGAGGAGTCGGTCGAGAAGCCCGAGGATGCGCGCGTGATCGAGGTCGGGATCGAGGAGCCACTGCGACTGCAGACCGTCGGAGGCGGCGATCACGAGGGCCGCGACCTCGTCGGGGTCGACGTCGTCGCGCATCCGGCCCGCCGCCTGGTTCTCACGCACGCGCGCAGCCAGGCCCTCGCGGAGACTCTCGAACCGCGCGGATACGAACGCCCGGGCGACGGGGCGGTCGTCTTCGAGGGCCGCGGCGACAAGGGTCGAGTAGAGCTGAACCAGACCCGGGATCTCGCGGTTGCGCTCGGCGGAATACCGCATCATCTCGGCCGGAGTGGTCTCGGGCGGCAGAGTCTCGGCGTCGTGGCGCTGCGACGCGCGGTACACCTCGACGAGCAGTTCCTCGAGAGACCCGAAGTAGTGGCGGAGGGCGGCGTGGGTCACCCCGACCTCGCTCGCGATCGCGCGGAGGCTCGTGCGGTCCGATCCTCGCTGCGCGAAGACCTCGATCGCGCGGTCCAGGATCTCCTGCCGCCGCGCGATGCCCTTCGGTGAGGCGCCCCGGCTCCCCGGCGACGCTGACTCCGCGGTCATCCGCTCAGAGGGTCCGGGCGAAGGGGTCGAAGTCCCCGTCGATGACGGGCACCGGGTCGACGGTGCTCTCCACGCGGACCGACTCGCCGGTCTCGATCGACTGCTCCGCCGACAGCATGACATCCAGGACGTGCAGCGCCAGGTCGCCGGACGCGACGTGCGGACGCCCGTCGGCGATCGCGCGCACCATGTCGAGCAGGCCGAGCCCGCGTCCCACGACGACGCCCTCCTGCTCGATGTCGATCCACTCCTGCTCGACGCTCATGCCGTCGCGCAGCACTCCCAGGGGCTTGACATAGGCGATGCGCCCGGCGAACTGGTTGGGGTCGGGCAGGATGATCGACCCCTCGGTGCCGTGCACCTCGAAGACGCCGGTGCGCTCGAGCGCCGAATCGAAGCTCAGCAGGCTCTGTGCCTGCTGGCCGCTGTCGAAGGCGGTGACCACCTGCACGGTGGTCGGGACCTCGACCGGGAACGTCGCGCCGGCGTTCGGCCCGGTGTGGATGACGCGCTCGTCGCGCGCCTTCCGGCCGACCGCCGACACCCGGTCGACGGGCCCGAAGAGGCTGACGAGCCCCGTGAAGTAGTACGGGCCCATGTCGAGGAGCGGCCCGGCGCCCCTGGCGAAGAGGAACTGCGGTGCGGGATGCCAGAGGTCGGGCCCCTGCGTCTGGAACACCGTCTGTGCGAAGAGCGGCTCGCCGATCACGCCCGCGGCGATCGCGCGCTTGGCGGTCTGGAACCCGGGGCCGAGAACGGTGTCGGGGGCAGAGCCGACCCGGAGCCCGGCGGCCGCTGCGGCGGCGAGGAGCTCGGCGGCACCGTCGCGATCGAGACCGATCGGCTTCTCGGTCCACACGTGCTTGCCGGCCGCGATCGCACGCATCGACACCTCGATGTGCGCGGCGGGGATCGTGAGGTTCACGACGACCTGCACGTCGGGATCGGCCAGCACATCGTCGACGCCTCCCCAGCGGGCGACGCCGTGCTTGCGGGCCTGGGCCTCGGCGCGATCGACGAGGAGGTCGCCGACGATGACCACGTCCACGTCGGCGAAGGACTGCAGGTTCTCGAGGTAGGTGTCGCTGATGACCCCGGCGCCGATGACGCCGACGCCGACCGCGCCGCTCATCGGACGAACCCCCCGTCACGGAGGAAGGCGAGGCTGGCGGCGATGTCGTCGAAGACGTCGCCCGGCGGGTTGTCGTACTCGATGACGGCGTAGCGGATCGCGCCCTCGCCGGCGCGGAGAGCCGCGGCCAGGGGCACGTCGCCGGTGCCGGCATGACGCTGCTCGAGCGTGCCCGATCCGAAGGCGGGAGCGTCGGGGGCGAAGGGATTGGATGCCGGGACGGCGCCGTCCTTCACATGCACGGCCGTCAGCCGTTCCCCCAGGCGCGACACGAGGGCGGGGACGTCCTGCCCGCCGGCGGCGGCCCAGTACAGGTCGAGTTCGAGGGCGACGCGGGAATCGGTGAGCGAGATGAAGCGCTCGTAGGCGGTGACGCCGTCGAAGCTCGCGACGAACTCCTGGGAGTGGTTGTGGTAGCCCACGGTCAGCCCGAAGGTCGCGGCAAGATCGGCGGCACGGTTCAGTCGCTCCGCGAGCTCGGCCACCGAGTCTTCGGTCAGCCAGCGCTCGACCGGCACGAAGGGGTCGAAGACGGTGTGCAGGCCGATCCGCGCGGCGGCCTCGAGCACGACCTCGGGCGCCGGGGTGGGAATGGCGCCGTCCGGCGTCCACAGCTCGTCGCTGAGGAGCGGCGCGTGCCCGGTCGGGGCGTCGAGGCCGCTCGCGTCGAGAGCTGCGCGGATCTCGTCGGGCCGGTCGACGAACGCGAACGCCTCGACATGACGCAGCCCGATCTCGGCGAGGCGGTCGAGTGACCGGCCGGGATCGGCGGTGAACTGCTCGGCCAGGGTGTACAGCTGGACCGAAGCTTCGGGCAGGGCTTCCGGATGCGCCATCGCGACCTCTCTTCTCTCGTCGATCTGTCGACCGATCGGGACGATGAGGTGAGGCTAGCGGAAAACCTCCATGTGGAGGTTTTCTTCTCTGGGGCGGCGAACGACCGACGCCGTACGATGACCAGCGTGAACGATGCGGTCATCACCCTCTCCTGCGGCGCGGTGCGGGGCCTGTGGCGGGGAGAGCCGGGCGACCCCGGATCATCCGCCGCGTTCCTCGGCATCCCGTTCGCCGAGCCGCCCGTCGGGGAGAGGCGCTTCAGCGATCCGGTGCCCGTGTCCCCGTGGGAGGGTGTGCGCGACGCCACGGCATACGGTGCGACGGCTCAGCGCGGCGACACCGGGATCACGCTGATCCCCGAACCATCGGTCGAGGGCGACTCGACCCTGAACGTCAATGTCTTCACCCCGCGCCCCGGCGACGCCGACGCCGCGCTCCCGGTGCTGGTCTACATCCACGGCGGCGGCTTCACCTCGGGGTCGCCGGCGAGCCCCTGGTACGACGGGCGCGCATTCAACCGCGACGGCGTCGTCACGGTCTCGCTCTCCTACCGCCTCGGTTTCGACGGATTCGGCGAGATCGACGGCGCGCCGAGCAACCGCGGCGTCCGCGACTGGCTGGCCGCGCTGGAGTGGGTGCAGCAGCACATCCGCGACTTCGGCGGTGATCCGTCTCGCGTGACGATCGCGGGTCAATCCGCCGGCGGCGGGGCGGTGCTGACCCTCCTGGGCATGCCGTCCGCCCAGCACCTCTTCCACGCGGCGTGGGCGCTCTCGCCCGCCCTCGGCGACATCGCGGCCCCGCTCGCCCGGGAGCGCTCGGACCGCCTCGCCGACCTCGCGGGCGTCGCCGCCACCCTCGAAGGGTTCCGCTCCGTCTCCGAGGAGCGGTTGCTCGCGCTGCAACGGGATGCGGCGAAGGTGGCGTCGAGGGATCCGTTGGCGCCGCTGACCGGCATCCTCCGCGACGGACTCCCCTGGGGGCCCGTCGTCGACGGCGACCTCCTCCCCGGGCGACGATCGCGTCGCTTCGCGCCGGCGTGGGCGCAGAGAAGGCGCTCGTCGTCGGGGCCACCGACGACGAGTTCACGATGATCACCGACGGGCTTCGCGTACCGCTGCGGTTGATTCCGCCGATGCTCCTGCTGCGCCGGATCGGCGTCGACCGCGAGGTCATCGGGCCCTACCTCGCCGCGAACGGGTCGCAGCGGCGCAAGGGCGGGGCTGCCGTGATCGGACGCTTCATCAGCGACAGCATCTTCCGCTCGACCGTGGTGCGCGCCGCCGACGCGCGTGGGGAGGCAGACACCTGGGTGTACGCCTTCTCATGGCCGTCCCCGACGCGCAGATGGTCACTGCACTGCCTCGACGTGCCGTTCTGGTTCGACGGGCTCGACCTCGAGGGCGTCGCCGCCATCGCGGGCGACCGGCCGCCTCGCGCGCTCGCCGACGCCGTCCACGGCTCGGCGGTGGCTCTCGTCCGCGACCGCGACCCGGGCTGGCCGACGTGGGCGAGCGCCCCGGGCACGGCGCGTGTCTTCGGCGGCCCGTCTTCGGCGCCCGACGTGGTGCGGGACGCCTTCGCGAGCGTCGCCGCGCTCGTGTGATCCCGCGCCGCGCGGACATCCGGCCCCGCGCGGAGATCCGCGGGATCGTGCGAGCTCAGCGCAGCGCCGGGATGACCTGACGCTCGAACTCGCTGACGCCTGAACGGTCGTAGGCGTGCTCGGGGAAGTAGTGGATGGCGTAGCCGAGACCACGTTCGCGGAGCGCCGCGAGGCGCTCGGCGACCTGCTCGGGCGTGCCGACGAGGCCGCGGTCGGAGCGGTACTCGGCCATGAAGGCCGCCGTGCGGTCGCCCAGGTAGGGGGCGACACGCTGCTCGATGCGGTTCAGGCGCGCCGCGACATCCTTCTCGTTCTCGCCGATGACGGTGTTGAAGTTTGCCGACCGCACGATCTCGGCCTGGTCGCGACCGAGGTCGTCGGCGTGGGCGCGCAGGATCTCGTCTTTGCGGGTGAACTCCTCCGGCTCGCTCGACCAGTTCGTGTACTGCGCGTACTTCGCCGCGATCTTGAGCGTCACCTTCTCGCCGCCGCCCGCGATCCACAGCGGGATCCCGCCCTCCTGCAGGGGCAGCGGGCGCACGAGCGCGCCATCGACGTCGTAGTGACGGCCGTGGAGCGTGGCGGTGCCGGTCGTCCAGGCCTGGCGCATGATCTCCACGCCCTCCTCGAGCATGCCGAGACGATCGCCGATCTTCGGGAACCCGTAGCCGTAGGCCCGCCACTCGTGCTCGTACCAGCCGCCGCCGATCCCCATCTCGGTGCGGCCGCCCGAGACGATGTCGACGGTGGCGGCGACCTTGGCCAGGTAGGCGGGGTTGCGGTACCCCATGCACGTGCACATCTGGCCGAGACGGATGCGGTCGGTCACCGCGGCGAACGAAGCCATCAGCGTCCATGCCTCGTGCGTCGCCTCGTCGCTCGGCACGGGGACGGTGTGGAAGTGGTCGTAGACCCACAGCGATTCCCACGGACCGCGGTCGGCGTGCTGCGCGAGCTCGCGCATCACCCGCCACTGATCGGCGGGATCGATGTCGACGAGGTCGTGGCGCCAGCCCTGGGGGATGAAGAGTCCGTATCGCACGGGCCTCAGCCTACGGGAGCGGCTCCAGGGCGGCATCCGATCGGGCGACCTGATCGAGAGGAACGGATGTCACGAGTTCCGCGTCGGGGATGCGGCGGCGGATCACCTCGATCGCGGCGGGGTTGTCGTCGACGAGCACCGCATTCCTTCCGAGGGATGCCGCGACGGCGGCGGTCGTGCCGCTCCCGGCGAAGAAGTCGAGGACCCGGTCGCCGGGGCGGCTCGACGCCTGCACGATGCGGCGGAGGATCCCCTCGGGCTTCTGCGTCGGATAGCCCGTCTTCTCCCTGCCGGTGGTGGGGACGATGGTGTGCCACCAGACATCCGTGGGGAGCTTGCCGCGCGCGGCCTTCTCGGGGGTGACGAGCCCGGGGGCCATGTAGGGCTCGCGGTCGACGCCGTCGGAGTCGAACCAGTACCGATCGGGGTCCTTGACGTAGACGAGGATCGTGTCGTGCTTGGTCGGCCAGCGGCGCCGCGTCTTCGCGCCGTAGTCGTAGGCCCAGACGAGCTCGTTGAGGAAGTTCTTGCGGCCGAACAGGGCGTCCATCAGCACCTTGGCGTAGTGCGCCTCGCGGAAATCGAGGTGCAGGTACAGCGTGCCGTCCGGCGCGAGGAGGCGCCAGGCCTCCTCCAGGCGTGGCTCGAGGAACCCCCAGTAGTCGTCGAACCGGTCGTCGTAGGTGCGGAGATCGCCCCGCAGCCGCTCGTACTCGCGCCCGTGGAACCCGCGCCGGACGACTCCCGCCGGAGCCTCCGGAGGGGTCGCGCGGGCACGCTCGACGCTGCGCTCCCGCATCCGTCCGGTGTTGAACGGCGGGTCGAGGTAGATCAGCGTGAACGACGCGTCGGGGAAGGTCCGGATCACGTCGAGGTTGTCACCGTGGTGCACGGTGACCGAGCCCCGCGGCGCTGCAGGCGGAGGCGGGGTGCTCACGGCACGCGGTGCAGCCAGGCCGAGGTGGCGAACTTGCTGTCGACGAGCGCCTGAGCGGCGGCGTACTCCTCGTCGGTGACCGAGCCCGGCTCGGCGCCGTAGAGCGTGGAGAAGGTCTCGATGAAGCGCTCGATGATCGCCTCGCGGGGCAGGCCCGTCTGCCGCCGCAGCGGATCGACCCGCTTGGCGGCCGACGCCGTCCCCTTGTCGCTGAGCTTCTCGCGGCCGATGCGGAGCACCTCGGTCATGACCTGACCGTCCATGTCGTAGCTGAGGGTGGCGTGGTGGAGCACGCCGCCGTTGGCGAGCCGCTTCTGCGCGGCACCGCCGATCTTGCCCTCCGGGGAGGCGATGTCGTTCAGCGGCTGGTAGACGGCCTCGACGCCGAGCGACCGCAGCGCCTGCAGCACCCAATCGTCGAGGAAGGCGTACGAGTCGGCGAAGGTCATCCCCGCCACGAGGGAGGCCGGCACGTACAGCGAATACGTGACGATCGAGTTGGCGCCCATGAGCATCGCCCCGCCGCCCGAGATGCGTCGGACGACGTCGAACCCGTGGCGGTTCGCCCCCTCGGGGTCGACCTCGTTGCGGTACGACTGGAACGACCCGATCACCACGGCCGATTCGTTCCACTCCCACAGTCGCAGAGTCGGGCGGCGCCGACCGTCGCCGACGCGCTCGGTGAGCACCTCATCGAGGGCCAGGTTCATCCGGGGCGAGACCGGGGCGTCGTGAACGACCTCCCAGTCGAAGTCGCGCCACCCGGGCGCGGTGACGAGGGCGCGGCGCACGGCCGTGCCCACCGCCTCCGGGGTGAAGCCGAGAAGCTGCGCCCCCTCGGGGAGCGCCGAGCGCACCGCGGCCGCGATGCCCGCGACATCCGTTTCGACGGGAAGCCCGGTGACGGCGGCGTCGATGAGGGGCAGCGCGTCGTCGGGCTCGAGGAAGAAGTCGCCGGCGAGGCGGAAGTCGGCGATGCGTCCGCCCTGCACCTCGAGGTCGACGACCACGAGTTTTCCGCCGGGGACCTTGTACTCGCCGTGCATGGCCTCAGCCTATTCGCTGTCCGCTCCGCGTCGGCGTGCCCGCGCATGGCGCACGCGATCGACCGCTAGCGCGGCGATGCCGGCCGCGAGCGCAGCGAAGGCGAGTTTTCCGAGCCAGAGAACGATGACCTCGGCGCCGTCCGCGCTGCGTCCGTCGTCCGTGAGGAATCGGACCAGAGGAGCGAGGCCGCGGCCTGGATACGACGCTTCGGTCATCAGGGCGTAGGCGCCCATCAGCGAGGGCGCGGTCACCACGAGAAGCAGCGTCGGCGGTACGACCCACCACGACCAGGAGACGGCCTGTCCGCGCCGATGCGCAGCGACCAGTCGGACAGCGGTCGAAACGGCGGTGACGACGATCGCCCCGAGCGACCACCCCGCGCCGTAGGCGATGACCCACAGGCCGGCACCGAGCAGGATGAACACCAGTTCCCCCGCATCCGACACACCGGCGGCGATGCGAACGACCGTCCGTCCCAGAGCTGCGACGACGAAGAGACCAGCCGACCACACGGCATCCGACAGCGATCGCGGTCCCACCACCCGAAGCACCGCCGTCCCGGGATGCCGGCCGTCGTCGATGGTCACCGACTGCGCCAGCCCGGCCGACGAGCCGACCGGAACGGCACCCATGCGAAGCGACGAGACGACGGCGGCGAGCGCAAGAAGCAAGGCGGCGATGAGCAGCGCGGGATTGCTCCCCGGCTCCTCGGCCGGATCGATCACGAGGGTCAGGGCCAACGCCGCCAGAGCGCTCAAGATCACGACGGTGGCGCGCACCGCCCCCCATCGCGCCACAGCGTCAGTCGGAAAGAGCATCCCGCGACGATATCCGCTCACCTCGTCGCGCCGCTGCACCCGGCGCATTCAGCTTGGCGGCCCGCCGGCCTGCTACGGTTGTCGTGCGGCAGTTCCTTGCCGCTGCGTCGTCGTCACGCTTCCGCCTCCTGTGAGGCCACCGGCAGATTTCCCGATCCGCCACACGACGAACGGCGAACCGATGCGCGATCCCGCGCCGTCGCCTCCTTCTGCTCTTCGCTCGCTTCGGAGCGCCGAGCCTCACCGAAAGCCTCCATGTCTTCTTTCACCTCCCTCGGCGTGCCCGAGAACCTCGCCGCCGTCCTCCTCGCCGACGGCAAGACCGAGCCCTTCGCGATTCAGCGCGACACGCTCCCCGACTCCCTCGCCGGCCGTGACGTGCTCGG
The Microbacterium sp. SLBN-154 DNA segment above includes these coding regions:
- a CDS encoding LLM class F420-dependent oxidoreductase codes for the protein MRYGLFIPQGWRHDLVDIDPADQWRVMRELAQHADRGPWESLWVYDHFHTVPVPSDEATHEAWTLMASFAAVTDRIRLGQMCTCMGYRNPAYLAKVAATVDIVSGGRTEMGIGGGWYEHEWRAYGYGFPKIGDRLGMLEEGVEIMRQAWTTGTATLHGRHYDVDGALVRPLPLQEGGIPLWIAGGGEKVTLKIAAKYAQYTNWSSEPEEFTRKDEILRAHADDLGRDQAEIVRSANFNTVIGENEKDVAARLNRIEQRVAPYLGDRTAAFMAEYRSDRGLVGTPEQVAERLAALRERGLGYAIHYFPEHAYDRSGVSEFERQVIPALR
- a CDS encoding lipoate--protein ligase family protein: MHGEYKVPGGKLVVVDLEVQGGRIADFRLAGDFFLEPDDALPLIDAAVTGLPVETDVAGIAAAVRSALPEGAQLLGFTPEAVGTAVRRALVTAPGWRDFDWEVVHDAPVSPRMNLALDEVLTERVGDGRRRPTLRLWEWNESAVVIGSFQSYRNEVDPEGANRHGFDVVRRISGGGAMLMGANSIVTYSLYVPASLVAGMTFADSYAFLDDWVLQALRSLGVEAVYQPLNDIASPEGKIGGAAQKRLANGGVLHHATLSYDMDGQVMTEVLRIGREKLSDKGTASAAKRVDPLRRQTGLPREAIIERFIETFSTLYGAEPGSVTDEEYAAAQALVDSKFATSAWLHRVP
- a CDS encoding DNA-methyltransferase; translated protein: MSTPPPPAAPRGSVTVHHGDNLDVIRTFPDASFTLIYLDPPFNTGRMRERSVERARATPPEAPAGVVRRGFHGREYERLRGDLRTYDDRFDDYWGFLEPRLEEAWRLLAPDGTLYLHLDFREAHYAKVLMDALFGRKNFLNELVWAYDYGAKTRRRWPTKHDTILVYVKDPDRYWFDSDGVDREPYMAPGLVTPEKAARGKLPTDVWWHTIVPTTGREKTGYPTQKPEGILRRIVQASSRPGDRVLDFFAGSGTTAAVAASLGRNAVLVDDNPAAIEVIRRRIPDAELVTSVPLDQVARSDAALEPLP